The segment GGAGTTTGCCCTCAGCATCGAAGGCGAACACGGCGACTTCGATTTCCTCCATCACGGTGCGAAGCAGCGCGGTGGCCTCGAGCGCGCTGAGCCGCTGCTCCTGCAACGTGCGACTGAGCGTGTTGATTTCGGCCATGACATCGCCGAGCGGTTCGTCGCGGCGGGCGTCGCGCGCGCGGACGGAGAAATCGCCCTCGCGAAGCGCCGAGAGAAGATTCGCCATCGTCTGCAGCGGGCGGATGACGCGGACCTGCACGGCGGCGGCGAAGCCGAGCCAGCAGCCGACGATGAGCAGCCCGAGCGTCCACTGGAGCTTGGCGCTGTAGCCGCCGATCCAGAGCAGGATGAGTGAAATCGCGACCGCCGGCAGCCCGGCGGCGAGCGCCTGGAAAAACACGACCTGTTCGTGAGAAAACCGGTGGTGGCGTTTTGCCATTGCGATAGGCGTTAAGCGATAGGCGATAGGCCAGCCGGCTCAATTCTCGAGTCTGCGGATGAAGGCTCCGAGCATCCGGCGCAGCTGCAGAATCTCGCCAGCCAGTCTGGCAGCGTTTGGTGCGTCGATGTAGCCGAGGTCACTTGCGAGCAGAATGTGGTAGTCGAGCTCGCAGGCAGAACCAAGAGCGATGTTGAGAAAACGCTTTAGCTCTGCGTCACCCTCTCGCCCGCAGCCTTCTGCGATGTTGGCCGGCACCGACGATGCGGCGCGACGAATCTGAGAGGTCAGTCCGAAGAGCTCTTCTTTGGGGAACGTTTTGGTGAGGCGGTAGGCTGAGAGAGTCACCGCGTGGCCGTGCTTCCACGTATTGAGTTGGCGGTAGTCTTTCATGACCGCCAATCTCTAGTTGGCTCATGCTTCCGCCTACAGCCTAAAGCTTACAGCCTACTGCGCGCGATAGCGCTCACAGCCCGTACTTTTCCAGCCGGCGGTAGAAGGCGCTGCGGCTGAGGCCGAGCTCTTCGGCGGCGCGACGGGCGTTACCGTCGCAACGCGCGAGGGTCTTCTTGATCAAATACGCTTCGACTTCCTCGATGCTCATCTCGTCG is part of the Opitutus terrae PB90-1 genome and harbors:
- a CDS encoding four helix bundle protein, producing the protein MKDYRQLNTWKHGHAVTLSAYRLTKTFPKEELFGLTSQIRRAASSVPANIAEGCGREGDAELKRFLNIALGSACELDYHILLASDLGYIDAPNAARLAGEILQLRRMLGAFIRRLEN